In Sphaerodactylus townsendi isolate TG3544 unplaced genomic scaffold, MPM_Stown_v2.3 scaffold_23, whole genome shotgun sequence, a genomic segment contains:
- the DUSP12 gene encoding dual specificity protein phosphatase 12, translating to MVPVLPGLYLGWGLSEAGKGEVTALLSVDSEAPGGAEAGPEDVLHVQLLDEPQSDLLSHLDACAAFITRARDGGGAVLVRCHAGVSRSVAVVTAYLMKANNLSFEEADAFVRALRPEAKMNEGFEWQLKLYEKMGCKVDVTSVLYKLYRLQKVTEKYPELQNLPRDVFAADPNTGHRTPTYEPLYKCRKCRRLLFQSSSILTHTEGKGPAAFVHKRLPDPASFQRGGPSTCTSYFVEPVQWMEPALLGVLEGQLLCPKCSSKLGSFHWHGEQCSCGHWVTPAFQIHKSRVDEVKALPVDSLQTGR from the exons ATGGTGCCAGTGCTTCCAGGCCTCTACTTGGGCTGGGGCCTATCGGAGGCCGGGAAGGGCGAGGTGACGGCGTTGTTGTCGGTGGACTCGGAGGCGCCCGGGGGCGCGGAAGCCGGACCAGAGGACGTGCTGCACGTCCAGCTGCTGGACGAGCCACAGAGCGACCTGCTGAGCCACCTGGACGCATGCGCCGCGTTCATCACCCGCGCGCGGGACGGGGGCGGGGCCGTCCTGGTGCGCTG TCATGCTGGGGTCAGCCGGAGCGTTGCGGTTGTGACTGCTTATTTAATGAAAGCGAATAATCTCTCTTTTGAAGAGGCCGATGCCTTTGTCCGGGCGCTTAGACCAGAAGCCAA GATGAATGAAGGTTTTGAGTGGCAACTGAAACTCTATGAAAAAATGGGCTGCAAAGTCGATGTCACCAGCGTCCTTTACAAACTGTATCGTTTGCAGAAGGTTACAGAGAAATACCCTG AGCTACAAAACCTGCCGCGAGACGTTTTTGCAGCCGATCCAAACACTGGTCATCGAACTCCAACCTATGAACCTCTATATAAGTGCAGGAAATGCAG GCGCCTTCTCTTTCAGAGTTCAAGCATTCTGACTCACACTGAAGGCAAGGGGCCAGCTGCTTTTGTGCACAAGAGACTCCCGGACCCGGCCTCTTTTCAACGTGGGGGTCCATCTACTTGCACTTCTTACTTTGTTGAGCCGGTACAGTGGATGGAGCCGGCCCTGCTAGGAGTGCTGGAAGGGCAG CTTCTGTGCCCCAAATGCTCCTCAAAGCTGGGCTCCTTCCACTGGCATGGCGAGCAGTGTTCCTGTGGCCATTGGGTGACTCCTGCCTTCCAGATACACAAGAGCCGTGTGGATGAAGTGAAAGCACTTCCTGTGGACAGTCTGCAGACTGGGAGATGA
- the ATP6V1A gene encoding V-type proton ATPase catalytic subunit A: MDFSKLPKIRDEDREAAFGYVHGVSGPVVTACNMSGAAMYELVRVGHSELVGEIIRLEGDMATIQVYEETSGVSVGDPVLRTGKPLSVELGPGIMGAIFDGIQRPLTDISSQTQSIYIPRGINVTALSRDLKWDFAPVKNLRVGSHITGGDIYALVNENSLIKHKIMLPPRNRGTVTYIAPPGNYDASDVVLELEFEGIKEKFTMIQVWPVRQVRPVTEKLPANHPLLTGQRVLDALFPCVQGGTTAIPGAFGCGKTVISQSLSKYSNSDVIIYVGCGERGNEMSEVLRDFPELTMEVDGKVESIMKRTSLVANTSNMPVAAREASIYTGITLSEYFRDMGYHVSMMADSTSRWAEALREISGRLAEMPADSGYPAYLGARLASFYERAGRVKCLGNPEREGSVSIVGAVSPPGGDFSDPVTSATLGIVQVFWGLDKKLAQRKHFPSVNWLISYSKYTRALDEYYDKHFPEFVPLRTKAKEILQEEEDLAEIVQLVGKASLAETDKITLEVAKLIKDDFLQQNGYTPYDRFCPFYKTVGILSNMIAFYDMARRAVETTAQSDNKITWSIIRENMNEILYRLSSMKFKDPVKDGEAKIKADYAQLFEDMQNAFRSLED, from the exons ATGGATTTCTCCAAGCTCCCAAAAATCCGCGATGAAGACCGAGAGGCCGCATTCGGCTACGTCCATGGGGTCTCAGGACCGG TGGTCACTGCCTGCAACATGTCGGGCGCAGCTATGTACGAGCTGGTTCGAGTTGGCCACAGTGAACTCGTGGGAGAGATCATCCGGCTGGAGGGCGACATGGCGACAATCCAGGTGTACGAGGAAACCT CTGGCGTTTCTGTAGGAGACCCTGTCCTGCGCACCGGCAAACCTCTTTCGGTGGAGCTTGGGCCCGGCATCATGGGAGCAATTTTTGATGGCATCCAAAGGCCTCTCACAGACATCAGCTCTCAGACCCAAAGTATCTACATCCCTAGAGGAATAAACGTGACCGCTCTCAGCAGAGACCTCAAGTGGGATTTTGCACCTGTCAAAAATCTGCGG GTTGGCAGTCATATCACCGGTGGCGATATTTATGCCCTGGTAAATGAAAATTCCCTCATCAAGCACAAGATCATGCTGCCTCCACGGAACAGGGGCACAGTGACGTATATCGCCCCTCCTGGAAACTATGACGCCTCT GATGTTGTGCTGGAGCTGGAATTTGAGGGGATAAAGGAGAAGTTCACGATGATTCAGGTGTGGCCAGTGCGGCAGGTCCGCCCCGTCACCGAGAAGCTTCCTGCCAATCATCCTCTCCTCACTGGCCAGAGAGTCCTGGATGCACTCTTTCC GTGTGTCCAAGGAGGTACGACAGCTATTCCCGGAGCTTTTGGCTGTGGAAAGACCGTGATTTCGCAGTCTCTGTCCAAGTATTCGAACAGCGATGTGATCATCTACGTTGGCTGCGGGGAACGAGGCAACGAAATGTCTGAAGTGCTCAGAGACTTCCCAGAG CTGACTATGGAAGTCGACGGGAAGGTGGAGAGCATTATGAAGAGGACCTCTCTCGTGGCAAACACCTCCAACATGCCCGTGGCTGCCAGGGAAGCCTCCATCTACACTG GGATTACCCTGTCTGAGTATTTCCGGGACATGGGTTACCATGTCAGCATGATGGCGGATTCCACATCCCGATGGGCAGAGGCCCTCAGAGAAATTTCTGGGCGTCTAGCCGAAATGCCTGCTG ACAGTGGTTATCCGGCCTACCTTGGTGCCCGTCTGGCTTCCTTCTACGAACGGGCTGGCAGAGTGAAGTGTCTGGGGAACCCCGAGAGGGAAGGGAGCGTCAGTATTGTTGGAGC TGTATCTCCTCCTGGTGGTGACTTCTCTGACCCAGTTACCTCTGCTACGCTGGGCATCGTTCAG GTGTTCTGGGGCTTGGATAAGAAGCTCGCTCAGCGGAAGCACTTTCCATCTGTCAACTGGCTGATCAGCTACAGCAAGTACACGCGTGCCCTGGACGAGTATTATGACAAGCACTTCCCAGAGTTTGTCCCTCTGAGGACCAAAGCCAAAGAGATCCTTCAGGAAGAGGAAGACCTTGCAGAGATCGTACAGCTGGTGGGAAAG GCTTCCTTGGCTGAAACGGACAAGATTACGCTGGAAGTTGCCAAGCTCATTAAAGACGACTTCCTGCAACAGAACGGCTACACCCCGTATGACAG ATTCTGCCCATTCTACAAGACTGTCGGGATACTGTCCAATATGATCGCTTTCTATGACATGGCACGTCGAGCGGTGGAAACCACGGCCCAGAGCGACAACAAGATTACCTGGTCCATCATCAGAGAGAACATGAATGAGATTCTCTACCGACTCTCCTCTATGAAATTCAAG GACCCAGTGAAAGACGGGGAGGCAAAAATCAAAGCCGACTATGCCCAGCTGTTTGAAGATATGCAGAATGCCTTCCGCAGTCTGGAAGACTAG